Sequence from the Agrococcus sp. SL85 genome:
GTCTACGCCAACCTCGACATCCCCGCCGAGGTGCAGGCGCAGCTCGACGAGGACGAGTAGCGGCGATGCCGGGGCCGTCGCCCGTGCGGGTGCTCGGCGTCGACCCCGGCCTCACCCGCTGCGGCATCGGCGTCGTCGACGTCGAGCGGCGCGTGCCGAGCCTCGTGCACGTCGAGGTCGTGCGCTCCGACGCCGACGAGGCGATCGAGCAGCGGCTGCTGCGGATCGGTCGCGGCGTCGAGGCCGCCATCGACGCGCACCGGCCCCGCGTGATCGCGATCGAGCGCGTCTTCGCGCAGGCGAACCTGCGCTCTGTCATGGGCGTCGCCCAGATCTCGGGCATCGTGCTGCGGGCCGCGGCGGAGCGCGGCATCCCGATCGCGATGCTCACGCCCTCCGAGGTCAAGGCCGCCGTCACGGGCTATGGCGGCGCCGACAAGCGTCAGGTGGCCGAGATGGTGCGGCGCCTGCTGCGGCTCGAGGCGGCGCCGCGTCCCGCCGACGCCGCGGATGCGCTCGCGATCGCCATCGCGGAGGGCTGGCGCGTGCGCGCCGTCGCGTCCGCCGTGGCGACCCCGGCGCAGCAGGCGTGGGCTGCGGCCGAGACGGCGGCCCGGCGGCGCTGACGGGGGAGGCGTCCGCGCCCTCGCGGCGAGCACGGACAGAAGGTTGACGCAGGTCAAGCACCAGGCGTATCGTTGACGCAGATCAACCTTCTGCTCAGGGAGTCCCATGTCCACCGTCGCCGCCGCCCCGCGCCGCGTGCTCGCACCCCTGTCGGGCCTGCTGCTCGGCATGTTCGTCTCGATGATCGCCTCGACGGTGGTCTCGACCTCGCTGCCCGTCATCGTCCACGACCTGGGCGGCGACCAGGGCGTCTTCACCTGGGTCGTGACGGCCACGCTGCTCACGACCGCCATCTCCACCCCGATCTGGGGCAAGCTCGCCGATCTCGTCGACCGCAAGCGGCTCTACCAGATCGCGCTCGTCGTCTTCGTGCTCGCGACCGCGGCCGCCGGCTTCGCGCAGGACCCGGGCTCCCTCATCGCCTTCCGAGCCGTGCAGGGCCTCGGCGCGGGCGGGCTCGCCGCGCTCAGCCAGGTGCTCATGGCCGACATCATCAGCCCGCGCGAGCGCGGCCGCTACATGGGCCTGTTCGGCGCCGTGATGGCGGTCGCGACCGTGGGTGGGCCGCTGCTCGGCGGCGTGATCACCGACTCCATCGGCTGGCGCTGGAACTTCTTCGTCTCGCTGCCGATCGCCGTCGCCGCGCTGCTGCTCGTGCAGCGCACCGTGCCGCGCGGCACGCCGAGCACCCGCAGGCCCCGCATCGACGTCGTCGGCATCGTGCTGCTCTCGACGGCCGTCTCGCTGCTGCTCGTGTGGATCACGAGCGCCGGCAGCGCCTTCCCCTGGTGGGGCACCGAGACCGCGCTCATGGTGGGCGGCGCGGTGCTCGCCGCGGTGCTCTTCGTGATCGTCGAGCTGCGCGCCTCCGAGCCGCTCGTGCCGCTGACGCTCTTCCGCGACCGCACCTTCTCGCTCTCGGTCGTCGCCTCGATCGCGACGGGCATCG
This genomic interval carries:
- the ruvC gene encoding crossover junction endodeoxyribonuclease RuvC; protein product: MPGPSPVRVLGVDPGLTRCGIGVVDVERRVPSLVHVEVVRSDADEAIEQRLLRIGRGVEAAIDAHRPRVIAIERVFAQANLRSVMGVAQISGIVLRAAAERGIPIAMLTPSEVKAAVTGYGGADKRQVAEMVRRLLRLEAAPRPADAADALAIAIAEGWRVRAVASAVATPAQQAWAAAETAARRR
- a CDS encoding MDR family MFS transporter, which codes for MSTVAAAPRRVLAPLSGLLLGMFVSMIASTVVSTSLPVIVHDLGGDQGVFTWVVTATLLTTAISTPIWGKLADLVDRKRLYQIALVVFVLATAAAGFAQDPGSLIAFRAVQGLGAGGLAALSQVLMADIISPRERGRYMGLFGAVMAVATVGGPLLGGVITDSIGWRWNFFVSLPIAVAALLLVQRTVPRGTPSTRRPRIDVVGIVLLSTAVSLLLVWITSAGSAFPWWGTETALMVGGAVLAAVLFVIVELRASEPLVPLTLFRDRTFSLSVVASIATGIAMFGASVFLGQYMQMARGATPTEAGLMTIPMIAGLLLSSVGVGALITRFGVWKPYLVLGGILLTAGAALLSTIRYDTDFVLVSLFMAMLGAGVGMTMQNLVLIVQNSARPEEIGVASAGVTFFRSLGGTVGVSLMGAALATRVTDLFAGAQDRIVAALAELGPDGAQWAATLQSGTLPQVSTLPEGLRVIVEDIYAQGISSAFLIAVPFAVVSVIAILLLPDAPLSGMTTSERRDAAEADLATVAVPQGMAGLTATGSVRVVDGGAPTMEDRDRDE